The Mauremys mutica isolate MM-2020 ecotype Southern chromosome 20, ASM2049712v1, whole genome shotgun sequence genome contains the following window.
atacatctttatttttaaaaagtgacccaGGCGGGGAGGCTACAGGCAGAAGATGTGCTAGAACTGGACCTTCTACTGTTTGCAAACTAGCATCACCTGCGTGAGGTGCTCCTCCGGAGAGGAGATGTCAGCAGGTACAGTTGTCCTGCCACCAGCACTAAAGGTTTGAGACAATTGCTGAGGTCTGGAAGCCGGAGCTAGTGGTACGTAGTATTTTGTTTTCAGCCTCCTGCGCTTGGTCGGCCGGGTGAAGCTGAAATGCAGCCCGCATGCCTGGCTGCACGGCCACAAAGGAAATGACCATAAATGGGTATAAAAAGCTAAACTATCAGCTGATCGAATACACTTGCAAGAGTAAAAACTGCCCCCCCTTTCCTGTCCCTTACTGCATCGGTCCCAGGTGTAGCATAGCCCTGGTAAGCCAGAGCCCACCCCTATGATGTGGGGCTCTGGATGGTCTCCACCTGTTGGCTGGGTGTGCCGTTCTCATCATTAGAAGAGCCCTTTTTCCTTCTTCAAGTTGATCTGCTTCCAGCTGGGAAGAGCAGCAAATTCCTCCCTCCCGATTCCAAACACAGCCACAAAGTCACTTTCGGAGAGGTAATTCTGGCAGAGAAAAGGCCGGGCAGGttagcaggggtggggtggggtgcagtggcCGCAGGAAGGTCATTTTGGAACCTAAGGGGGTGTAGCTAGGTAGGAAAGGAGACCAGGCTGCTTCCCCTTGACTCTACGGAAGTGCTGGGTGGGGACTCTGCCTCCGGCAGCGGAAAGCTGAGTGGCTCTGTCGAGATGCCTGGCAGCCCACAAAAGCTCCCTCTGATTACAGTACCCAGGGAAGCCGAGGCTGCAGCCTAGACAGTTACCAAGAGGAGACAAGTTCATTGGCTCAATGGAAGCCCAACAACCTGCTGGAACAGCCCAGTCCCAGGAGGTAGCAAGAGCCAGTGCAGTGGGTACTCGCTGCTCCCCCCTAGGCCTCTCCAATAAACCCTCAGCTCCTCTAGGGGGCTGCCGGCGGGAGGGAAGGTTTTCAAAACCCTTCCACATCACGAGCCAGGCCCGGATTCCCAGAAGGGGTTTAGatgcctgttgaaatcagtgggagttgggggggCTAAATCCCTGCAGGATCTGAGCCCAAGTGCCTGGTCCCCAGAGCTCACCTCTTTCTTGGCAGGGTCTACGTCTCCAGGCAGTTCCTCCATCTGGTTGGTTAGCACTTCTAGAGGGTAGAACCGAGCCATGCCAGCActctgggccccagggctgggagagagagCCGTCCCGTTCAGATCCTACGCAGCGCGGGTGGAAGGAGGAACACCCCAGAGCACGTCAGGTTCCCTAGCTCAGGAGAGGCAGGTTCCCTAGCTCAGAgcccctctctgctgagactttgGTCCTAACTCAGTTAAGTGGCTGCATGAAAGAGCCCCGGGGTCCAGCTGTTCTTGCTGGGATCCCTTCAATTGCATTCAGCCTCCCTGCAGGTCCCCTTACAGTTTTACGTAGCTACAAGATCCCACGTCACCTGTGCCCAGAAATGGGCTTGTTTTGCTCTGCACTGTTAAACCGCTGTTGTGTtctaccccagaagtggctgcatttctctGGCAGGGGACAGCACTCCTACGGGTGCCATTTGCAGTGTGCTTTGGGCTCTCTCTAGCTGGAAGGTGCTGGGTAAACGTAGAGGGTTGTCGCTTCAGCTCTCTGCCTGGGCACAGCAGTTTGTCGAGGCGCTTAGGGGCTGATTGGTAGCAGTTTTGAGGAGATTAATGGGAGCGGCAGGTGCTTTAGGCTGGCGGGTGGCTGCCCAGCCCAAGGTCTTGCATGAGACAGGCAGGAAAGACCCAGTGGACGTGGTCAGGGCACGTAGGAGAGTTTGCCCGCGACCTCGCTGTAAGTTGTAAGTATGGGCACAGTGGGGCAAGGAGAGACCAGGCAGGGGAGTAGCAGCGTGCAGAGCAGAGTCTCTATGTGACTCCCCAGAGGACTAGACACCCGCTAACCTGGCAGGAGGGGACATGTCCCACCccatgttctgcagcagggggagaTGTGGGGTCAGTTTGCTTCCTGGAAGTCATCCCTATCTTTGGCCACCTGAGATGAATCCCACCCAGTTCCggctgcctccctcctccccccgcgcGCCACAAACACAACTCACCGCTGTGATCCTGACAACGGCACAAGCATCTCCCAGCTCCTCCTTCAGCTGCTCGTAAGTCTTCCCTTCCTGGAAGGACACAGAAAGCTGAGAACCCCACAGCTCACCCATTAGCCATGGTTATAGCAACaacagggtggggggagtctTGCCCTGTTCACGGGGAGGTGCCCGACTGCCCAGCTGTTACCGTACCGGAACTGCGAACTCCTGCGGTCAACCTGGGAATGCAACTAGAGGAGGAGAGAGCGGCTTGAGTGAATCTCTTGTCAGCAAgtctccaaagccagaagggaccattgtgatcatctagtctgacctgtaacAGGCCGGAGAAGTGCCCCAaactaattcctagagcagatcagtCAGAAAAACGGCCAAGCTTGATTTAAAAGCCGTCagtgaaggagaatccaccatgaccctggggaaatggttccagtggttaattactctcaccattaaaagcttacaccttatttcctgtctgaacacgtctagcttcaacttccagccagtggatcGTGTTCTACCTTCCTCCGCTAGAGCAAAGAGCCTGtggttaaatatttgttccccacgtaggtacttaCACACGGTGATAAATAGatcgagctctttgagtctatcactataaggcaggtttctaatcctttaatcagtcgCATGGTGGTTCTCTGCCCcatctccagtttatcaacatccttcttgaattgtgggcaccagaaccggacacaggattccagcagcggtcgcaccagtgccagataCGGAGGCAAAATCACTTCTCTCCTCCTACTCGAGATTCACCTGGTTATGCAGCCCAGGATCACACTGGGAGGTCATGGTCAGCTGCTTGGCCGTCATGCTCCCCAGGCTAGAGTCCCCCCCACCGGAGGGATGGCCGCCCTTCCTTGTTCCTAGATAGTTACATTGAGCCCTATTCAAACGCATGTTTGTTCACACTCAGTTGACCAAGCGCTCCAGGCTGCTGGAAATGAGTGACCTGGTCACTCCTCTGGCCCAGCCTTATTCCTTGTGTGGTGACTTTCTCCTCCCCTCTTTACATTCTCCATTGTTCCCATCCCAGCGAGAGGAGAGAAGAAACTGGAGACTTGAGTGTGGAGATCAGCCAGGCCTCCGGGGAAAGGCAGTGGATACTGGGCAGCTGACTCCCCTGGGTGCCTTCAACAATCTCCCCCGTTGGCTCCTTATCAGCAACCAAAAAGCCCTCACTGGGCCCTGCTAGTCTCAGGCTCAGTTTCCTTTCCCCATCTGCTCAAGGCCAGGCCCTGGGTTAGCAGAGAGGAGAGGCAGGTGCCCCTGGACTGTGCACTCTCATCCAGAGCAGCAGATGAGCGTGAGAAACTCTGCCCCGTCTCCCGGATGGAGCCTCCCGCCCCACTTGCCCACCAGCCTTCCACCTTGTTTATACTCACGCTCCATTTGTGTGGGTCCCAGGCTACGAACCACCCGGTGAAGTTGGGGGGCTCAAAGCCCTGCTTGACCACCAAGATGGGCGTGTCCGTGTCCCTCCCGCTGGGGTGGGTGCGGAGATATTCCTGAGCAGTGGCCAGCGCTGCCTCTTTCTCCGTGGCGTTTGCGTCCGTCCCGAGCCACAAGAAGACCTGCAAGGGGAAAAGTCTCACTGGTCAGTGGAACGCAAATTAGCCAGGAACGGGACTGGAGCCggagcttaaggccagaagggccggTTGTAATAACCTGGTTGACCTCCTGCCTAATAGAGGCCAAAGAACCTCAGCTGGGATTTGTGCATCATCCagtcctgggttccccccaactctaccaatgcccctcaatcctgacccccagcccccctgctagtCCAGCTCCAAATGCTCCAGACAGACAGTTCTAccaggacccccccacccctccccggccTGTAGCCAACCCCTCCGCTATCCCACTCTGGGCAACTCTCACATTGGGACAGCTGACGTGTCTTTAATTAAAAAGCCCCCTGGAAAACCCAAGTCCCAGGGATTTTCCGGCCAAcaggagctcctgtttggggCTGGGCAAACGGAAGCCGGTGGCTTTTGCTCTCCCAGCGCACCTGGTCCCACGTGTCGAGCAGCATGACGTCGCTTTCGCTCAGGTCGTCCTGGCCGAAGTCGGTCACTTCTGTCACTATGAAGCGTCCGGTCTTGTTGGAGCATTCAAAGAGCCGGGGCGGGTGATCTAGGACCTCCTGCTGGAGCCTGCAACACACAGCTCCTTCAGCACCCCTCCCTGGCTGAGACCGTCAGCGcgaccctctctgtgccctggtaCCTTTTGTCGCTGGCGTAAGGGGCTTtgcctcccagcacttcccagaacgctgctggctcctgcccctcGGCCACGGTTTCCTGGGTGCTGTCACAGATGGTTGCAGCCAGCTGCTTCGCCATTTCCCGCTCGTCCCCGCTGGAGCCCTGGCGGGCAAGGAGAGAAGCTGGCACACAGCGACGGGGGAGGGACgctcgcggggcgggggggggttcgCTTCCCGCTGGCTGCCCGGCCGGCGCCAGGCCGCCCCTTACCTTGCCGTACCACAGGTAGTGCTCGGTCTGGGTCCGGAGCAGGAAGACGTCATTGGAGTTGAGCGACGAGGCGAACGCCGGGACTTCCACGGCTTTGGTGTTGGACTGGTCGGTTCCGTGGATCTGGAAGAGCCTCACGGGCGGTTCCGGTTCGTTGCTGCTTTTCCTGGATGTCCCACCctagagagaagggggtggggggccgaGCCCTGGTGCCTGAGAACGAACCCCAACGGCGCCCTAGGAGCGAGAGCGGGGCCTAGTGGTCCCAGTTGGGTTAGGGCAGGCACGGGTAgggtctgtgctgggggaggagagcGCTAACGGGGgaacctcatgctgcagagggtTTGGAGGGAGGAtacagcagctgggaatggggaaaCACTCATTAGTGAAACAATCCAGCCCCTGCACAGGAGAGTTATGGCTCCAGGCCGGTCAGCTTCTACCTCACTCCAGCAACAAGAGTCTGGGCCCTGTCGCTGAGGCAGTGTGGAAcagacacctgggttccattcccagttctgccactgatctACTGCGTGACCacgggcaagtcccttccccctgcttcgtgcctcagtttcccctcccaccccttgtTTGTTGTAGATGGTGCTTTTCAGGGTAGGGGCTGCCTCCAGCTCTGTGTTCGTGCAGTCCCTGGAGCAAAGGGGCCTTGATCTTGGTAGCAGCCTCTAATTGAAACAGCAGCTGCTCCGGTGACTGGAAAAATCCAGCCCAGcgtctcctgcccccagcctccccttcACCCTGCTCCCGCCGGCGCGGCCGTACCTCGAAGATGACCAGCTTCCCTCTGAAGATGGCCAGGAAGTGGCGCGGCTCCTTGCCCATGCTCACGCGCACCTGCACCGGCTCCCCGTCCAACTGCCGGTCCACTTCCACCGCCTGGTACGCGGAGGCGGCCAGCTCGTCCGGCGTGGCGTGCCGACCCTGGGCACGCACAGAGGAGCCAGCTCAGACCGGCGGCCCGGAGGAGTGTCTGCTCCCGCGGCCGGGGCAACGCCCCAGCGCGGCGCGCCGGGGAGCGGAGACGGGGCGCCGGGTTCCGCCTACCTGCCAGATGTACAGGATGTAGCGGGACTGGCGGTTCACGCCGTAGGTGTATAGCACCAGGTAACAGTCTCCGCCGTAGAAGAAGCCGTGCCACTGGGATTCCACCGGCGCCAGCTCCAGATTCTCGATCCTCCAGACCTAGAGCGAACGGACGTGACAGCAGCGCGTGAATCCTAGCGCTGGGCTCTTCAGGCGGCGGGTCGGTCCGCGCTGACCCCGTGACGAGGGCGGTCTTCGTAACGGGGCCGTTAAAAGCAGGTGTCCCCCCCCAGACTCAAGCTGTTGTCCCACAGCATAAGGAGCTTTGGGTCATCTTCTGCTGACTGTAGCGTCAGTCCAATGGGGAGGCCGCACCCCACCCATTCCCTGCACAAAGCTGGGACGGGGAAGGGGGCCGTGGGAAATCGGGCAGACGCGGGaccctctttggggcaggagcatGCGCAAGGGGGGagcaagcaggggcaggggccctcCCCAATCAGTGGGGGCACAGATCTCCTCCCGGGCCAGGGCACAGAGAGCGAACTCCTCCAGCCCGGCGAGGGCGGGAGAGGGCAGCCCCTttggccctggggctgcagtggggagaacCGGATCCGCcagctgggggcgagggggggggcacagaaagtgcccctccaaaagcGGCTAAAGTTTTATTCCTGGGCACGCCCCTGCTTGGGGTCATTCAGAAGGTCGTTGATCAGCACCGACCAGGGCTGGACGGCCCAGCCTGGAGACGCCGCGAGCCACTCAGGCGTCTTCCGTGTGCAGCCGGGCCCGACGACTAAGGATTCCCAAGCCGCTCGCAGGCGCTGGACTCCCCTGTGGCTTGCCAGCTTGGGCATTGCGACGGCCGCCAGGGCCCCAGGCCGCACCCCAGCGAGCGGAGGGGCCCGGGTCCCCCTggtcccagcagggcagggggctagaGAGACACCTGCCCTGCCAGGGAAAGGGCAGAGCATTCGGCTTCAGTGCCCCGAGGGCGGCTCGCGGCTCCTACCTCCACCTTCCCTTCCCCGTTATCCACCATCCGCTCCTGGGCGGCCAGCTCGGGCCGGGCGTGCAGCAGCGTGGCGTCAAACTTCTCCTGGCTGACTTTGGCTGCAGAGAAAGAGCATCGGGGTTTGGTCGGCAGCctagcaggagggagggaggcggcaGATGCGGGCGTCAGGGCCGCAGCAGTCGGCGTGGCCCCTATACGCTGTATCCCGGCACCCTGGGGAAGACCTCGGCGTGGAGGGGGGGTAGGGGGCTAGTTTAGGAAACAGCCCGAGCAGCCGTGCCCCCctcggctccctgcagccagatcgGCAGCTGCGCCCTGCAGGCTCGGGGGGAGGCAGCCGTGCCCGGCGCGGGCTCCAGGAGAGAGGAGACTTTTCCTCACCTATTTTGCCAGCGCTGTAGGTTTTGCCCAGCCCCACCGTCTGGTCCCGGACGGTCCACGTCTGAAACAGCTGCTTGAACATGGCGGATTCGGCTCCGTCGTTCACCGTCTCCACGTTGGTGCCGCAGGGGTAGCCCTTCATGTGGATGAACTCCTGCCGGGGCGGAAAGCAGCAAGGAGCCCGGTCAGTGGTGCGACCCAGCTGCCAAGCCAGGggcccccaccctctggcagcgGGGAGTCAGGATCCTGCTTTCACTCCGGGCCCCCAACTCCTCCCCGGTCTATAtcggctcctccccctccccgcacgtGCATCACGGTTAgcgagaccccccctccccaacctgGGTCCTACCAGAGCTTTGGCcatggccgtttgcctctctgccTTGGTAGCCCCCTTCCCCTTCCAGACGTAGATCTTGGTCCCGGCGTGATCCAGGATGTAGCAGTCCTGGGGAGGAAAAGGTTAAACCACTCCCTGGGGTGCTGATTAGGCGCCATGCGATGCTCCCCTGCCTTGCCCTGTGAGGCGCAAAAGGGGGTTGGGGCTTAAAATGGGGCGCAAGTGACCCAATCTGGCACCACACACCAGTTCGGGGGGCTTCCCGGACCACACCCCAGCGCTCCGTCCAGCCCCGGATTGAAGGGGACGTAGGAGGAGTTGCCAGAGTGGATCAGCCTCGACGTCCGTCCAGCCCCGTCTCCTGTCTCAGCCGGCGCCAGGCGCGAGACGCCACCAGATGCGGGATAATCTGTTCCCCCATCTCGGCGCTAGCCCCATCCTGCAAAGAGGACTCTAGATGGCtgagggcccagggcagagctgagcagGCAGAG
Protein-coding sequences here:
- the AVIL gene encoding advillin isoform X2 translates to MALSSAFKAVNNMPGVIVWRVEKMDLVQVPPKSHGSFYEGDCYILLSTRRSGSVLAYDIHYWVGQSSSRDEQGCAAIYTTQLDDYLGGSPVQHREVQGHESDLFRGYFKQGIIYKKGGVASGMTHVETNVYNVRRLLHVKGRRNVTATEVEMSWDSFNLGDVFLLDLGKVIIQWNGPESNTRERLKAMLLAKDIRDRERGGRVEIRVVDGDREGASPELTTVLQSVLGDRPRKIKPSTPDEVVDQQQKASVLLYRVSDSGGKMQVLEEATRPLVQELLNHDDCYILDHAGTKIYVWKGKGATKAERQTAMAKALEFIHMKGYPCGTNVETVNDGAESAMFKQLFQTWTVRDQTVGLGKTYSAGKIAKVSQEKFDATLLHARPELAAQERMVDNGEGKVEVWRIENLELAPVESQWHGFFYGGDCYLVLYTYGVNRQSRYILYIWQGRHATPDELAASAYQAVEVDRQLDGEPVQVRVSMGKEPRHFLAIFRGKLVIFEGGTSRKSSNEPEPPVRLFQIHGTDQSNTKAVEVPAFASSLNSNDVFLLRTQTEHYLWYGKGSSGDEREMAKQLAATICDSTQETVAEGQEPAAFWEVLGGKAPYASDKRLQQEVLDHPPRLFECSNKTGRFIVTEVTDFGQDDLSESDVMLLDTWDQVFLWLGTDANATEKEAALATAQEYLRTHPSGRDTDTPILVVKQGFEPPNFTGWFVAWDPHKWSEGKTYEQLKEELGDACAVVRITADLNGTALSPSPGAQSAGMARFYPLEVLTNQMEELPGDVDPAKKENYLSESDFVAVFGIGREEFAALPSWKQINLKKEKGLF
- the AVIL gene encoding advillin isoform X1 codes for the protein MASHRADALLALRLGRLPGSPAQGAMALSSAFKAVNNMPGVIVWRVEKMDLVQVPPKSHGSFYEGDCYILLSTRRSGSVLAYDIHYWVGQSSSRDEQGCAAIYTTQLDDYLGGSPVQHREVQGHESDLFRGYFKQGIIYKKGGVASGMTHVETNVYNVRRLLHVKGRRNVTATEVEMSWDSFNLGDVFLLDLGKVIIQWNGPESNTRERLKAMLLAKDIRDRERGGRVEIRVVDGDREGASPELTTVLQSVLGDRPRKIKPSTPDEVVDQQQKASVLLYRVSDSGGKMQVLEEATRPLVQELLNHDDCYILDHAGTKIYVWKGKGATKAERQTAMAKALEFIHMKGYPCGTNVETVNDGAESAMFKQLFQTWTVRDQTVGLGKTYSAGKIAKVSQEKFDATLLHARPELAAQERMVDNGEGKVEVWRIENLELAPVESQWHGFFYGGDCYLVLYTYGVNRQSRYILYIWQGRHATPDELAASAYQAVEVDRQLDGEPVQVRVSMGKEPRHFLAIFRGKLVIFEGGTSRKSSNEPEPPVRLFQIHGTDQSNTKAVEVPAFASSLNSNDVFLLRTQTEHYLWYGKGSSGDEREMAKQLAATICDSTQETVAEGQEPAAFWEVLGGKAPYASDKRLQQEVLDHPPRLFECSNKTGRFIVTEVTDFGQDDLSESDVMLLDTWDQVFLWLGTDANATEKEAALATAQEYLRTHPSGRDTDTPILVVKQGFEPPNFTGWFVAWDPHKWSEGKTYEQLKEELGDACAVVRITADLNGTALSPSPGAQSAGMARFYPLEVLTNQMEELPGDVDPAKKENYLSESDFVAVFGIGREEFAALPSWKQINLKKEKGLF